From one Pararge aegeria chromosome 21, ilParAegt1.1, whole genome shotgun sequence genomic stretch:
- the LOC120633312 gene encoding DEAD-box ATP-dependent RNA helicase 9-like, producing MTFRVLCFLLLAAVAYGLPYYHGEDRDQQRGGSDSGFGRSQGGLRSQGGSSGFGNQGQGGLGQQGFAPDKGFGQGGQGGFGQGNQGGFGQSGQSGFGQSGQSGFGQGSQGGFGQSGQSGYGGNRHRGGYQEHGY from the exons ATGACTTTCAGG GTACTCTGTTTTCTGTTGCTAGCAGCCGTGGCGTACG GCCTTCCATACTACCATGGAGAAGATCGCGACCAGCAAAGAG GAGGTTCCGACTCCGGATTTGGGAGGTCTCAAGGCGGTCTTCGTAGTCAAG gtgGATCTAGTGGCTTCGGTAACCAGGGACAAGGAGGGTTAGGACAGCAag GATTCGCACCCGACAAAGGTTTCGGTCAAGGCGGCCAGGGTGGTTTCGGTCAGGGCAACCAGGGTGGTTTCGGTCAAAGCGGCCAGAGCGGCTTCGGACAAAGCGGCCAGAGTGGCTTCGGCCAAGGCAGCCAGGGTGGATTTGGTCAAAGTGGCCAAAGCGGATACGGTGGAAACCGTCACCGAGGGGGGTACCAGGAACATGggtattaa